A section of the Alligator mississippiensis isolate rAllMis1 chromosome 8, rAllMis1, whole genome shotgun sequence genome encodes:
- the LOC102576891 gene encoding G-protein coupled receptor 83, which translates to MGRHFWFPLQYISKPFWRSEDHNGTNFFSAFYGFPNQSSFFHGDLDLDDMGDFDSSTRYEGESQSRTVKALLIVAYSVIICISLFGNILVCHVVTKNKRMHSATSLFIVNLAVADIMITILNTPFTLVRFVSSTWVFGKLMCHISRFVQYCSVHVSVLTLAAIALDRHQVIMHPLKPRMSIVKGGICIIIIWVMASCFSLPHAIYQNLAKFYIGNRTIRMVCLPSFPPPADLFWKYLDLTTFVLLYVLPLLVISITYTMVAKKLWLRNAIGDITMEQYYAHQRKKKMTLKMLMVVVVVFAVCWFPLNCYLVLISSRAIHSNNALYFAFHWFAMSSTCYNPFIYCWLNESFRSELKSLLCVCKRKSAAQSHALQSISPPFRHAWVENCHYKRNSSSQKARSPSERNSAKTDISSVQPIVTGN; encoded by the exons ATGGGCAGACACTTCTGGTTCCCCTTGCAGTACATCTCCAAGCCCTTCTGGAGGTCAGAGGATCACAATGGCACTAACTTCTTCTCTGCCTTCTATGGCTTTCCCAACCAGTCTTCATTTTTCCACGGTGATTTGGACCTGGATGACATGGGGGATTTTGACAGCAGCACCAGATATGAAGGGGAGTCCCAGAGCCGGACAGTCAAGGCACTGCTCATTGTGGCCTATTCAGTGATCATCTGCATCTCGCTCTTTGGAAATATCCTGGTCTGCCACGTGGTGACCAAGAACAAGAGGATGCACTCAGCCACTAGCCTCTTCATCGTCAACCTGGCTGTTGCGGACATCATGATCACCATCTTGAATACACCCTTTACCCTG GTGCGTTTTGTGAGCAGTACCTGGGTGTTTGGAAAGCTGATGTGCCATATAAGCCGATTTGTTCAATACTGCTCTGTCCACGTGTCTGTGCTTACCCTTGCAGCTATTGCACTGGATCGACACCAG GTTATAATGCACCCTCTGAAACCACGGATGTCCATTGTGAAAGGAGGGATTTGCATCATTATAATCTGGGTTATGGCCAGCTGTTTCTCTCTGCCCCACGCGATCTATCAGAATCTAGCAAAATTTTATATTGG cAACAGAACTATACGAATGGTCTGTCTTCCGAGCTTCCCTCCTCCTGCCGATCTTTTCTGGAAGTACCTGGACTTGACTACATTTGTACTTTTGTATGTGCTGCCCTTGCTTGTGATCTCCATCACATACACTATGGTGGCCAAGAAGCTCTGGCTGAGGAATGCCATTGGGGACATCACCATGGAGCAATACTATGCCCATCAGCGGAAGAAGAAGATGACGCTGAAGATGctaatggtggtggtggtggtcttTGCTGTCTGCTGGTTCCCACTAAACTGCTACCTAGTGCTCATTTCCAGTAGGGCCATCCACAGCAACAATGCTCTATATTTTGCTTTCCATTGGTTTGCCATGAGCAGCACCTGTTACAACCCTTTCATTTACTGTTGGCTGAATGAAAGCTTCCGTTCCGAGCTCAAGTCCCTGCTTTGCGTGTGCAAGCGGAAGAGTGCAGCTCAGAGCCATGCGCTTCAGTCCATCTCCCCTCCTTTCAGGCATGCCTGGGTTGAGAACTGTCACTATAAAAGAAACAGCTCTTCCCAGAAAGCAAGGTCACCTTCGGAAAGGAACTCTGCAAAGACGGACATATCCAGTGTCCAGCCAATTGTAACAGGGAACTAA